In Euphorbia lathyris chromosome 2, ddEupLath1.1, whole genome shotgun sequence, the sequence GTGGTGATACCAGAAACTTCTGTATCAAACTTCAGAAATTTTTGAcactttcttttattaaatatactTGCTCGCTTGGCTGTTTGTGCTTTTCTGAAACAGTGCTTTGCTATATATGGTTTATGAAATGGTTTTGAACTTGTACAACATGATGCTTTTAAAACAATAATCTCAATTACTCATGTAGCATCCTTGGTACTCATAAGCTATTTGGGTGAAAGGATTAGTAACACTTGATTCTTCAATGAAATATACTTATGCTTGGCTGTGTAGTTCTTTTGAAATAATGGCGTATGCAAAGAGTCCtgaatccgatttgatgatctccgccggagttacctgcaaaacagaaccggagacgggatctccgggaaaactctccgacgatctagtcagttctttgtatgaaggttggtaataatagcattacggggaaaaatgtgaacgtacctctcccttttggccttatggctttttataagtgttcttaagtaaccgccgagggcggttactccttccaggccacgttccgagggcggttactcctttttaggccatgtccctttcgtggctttcgtggcaacaaacgtggtatcgtttgttctgagtgggagttttgatgctccatttaggaattcggggcagttacttacttcacccgcttcctctattcgggctctattcgggtcccatccgatcctagaccatgggtctaagtatgggctgggcccgtgtaatgaattcggcccggtttggcttagcgggtcatcacatgcctcccccttagtttggcaagagccctttagggtctttttataggggactcttcgtttttgtctggatattcaaaattcaaaaattgtgaATTTCCTTGTCCAtcgtttcttttccggcatcgtcgtttcttttccggcatcAACCTCTTCGCGTTCATTCTTCTCTGTGTAGTCTTTCATatgtaagttttcctttccACAACTTGTACCTCGCTCGACtctttacttctgttcatttttcttcatcaatatgtcgaaccctgacctcgacttcgcaccgttcgacgaaaattacgtccgTGAGGTATCTCATGAggtcgatgagatggttgatgaagcttcaaccagctctcctgggtctgattctcatcccgccgacttcctccacctagcgaatacatccgatgagggtttaggttttgaccctaaaaagttgattccgccacctgtcccaacccctcgtttgctaccgaagaaggacagatcgggaagcctagtttgtcaggagacaattgatgacttgcgggagcagtattcttggcttcaaggtctcgaagccctcattcccggggaggatagaggacctggcgactacccaaaggggtatttcaccattttcgtcgtccagattatctgcggtttcacgtatccgctggcggatgagattgcctccgtccttggcggttacggaatcgcacctagtcaattgcatcccaacggatgggccgacttaactctggacaaatttctgacggattgtctggaggttcccttctcgctcaaaattttctccaagcttcatcattttaaaagttcggcggggtatttcactttcatccgtcagagcggttactatggtttcgacgagaagctgaacaagatccgcgagtgggaccgatcttacttctttatcaagtttaatgaagggaatccaaacttccttcgctgctggggccggcccaatgtaaagagtttgaacttcggttaccctAGTGAGGAAGAATCCGAtgttataaagttcttgaagagtacgcctcctttcgtatggacatatgatcaggccttccatatgctaaggagccgagtagcgattgcctaccgcgagggagatcgcgttgtctatatcccttatcgcgtttttgttcaaggtatttttttatttccaagttgatgatttcttttaaccctttgcaggggtgatcctttatctcaactcgctgcagatcgggaggcgaaagccctagcgagaaggaagaggcGGATGGCGGGGACCACTTCcgttgcaggggcgaattctcctggaggggcgattacttctattgaggcggcttctcccgTAAGGGCCTTcgtttcacaaggtccagcttctgcttccgaggaccttcccttaactaggaagcggaagcataatgcggatacagagtcttctcgtcccagaaagaaaaacacctctgtgtccctcactgttggcggcacacccgtatccgccccgtccaaaggaaagagcagtactccaattcacgaggtatctcaaTCCATTCCCTCcctttttttatgttgttaactTTTCCTCATGAGTTATCTGCTGTTCTCCTGATCTTTCTCCTTATGCATTCGCAGCCGATTCCCGACatcagcgggtggtggactaggacctttggtatggccgtgagcttttcttgtaaggacattgtctcttccatatgcaatgtccttgggcggctcccctctgcttcccgtgtgcgagaacaagtaccgcttcctactgtaatggaggggattgagaagcgtgccatagaggtatattgttgttttgggggtagaggcttgtcattccctttcaaggatcttgtgtccatagtaatcgcatgcttctattcgccctttttattcacgagccgtcttatatgcagattatcaatttcgcggagggcgctctccaaagggatgctgaacgagccaaagagttggagaaccttggtactgaattggcgactcagaagtcgctttatgatgatgtccaagggaaggtaaaggctcttgaaggcgcttgtcagaaggttatgagcgagaaggaggaagctctcagatccctccaggctaagtccgacgagctgcaaaaggtccttgatgatctaaattcatccaaggaggctctggagatgcaaaagaagaaagctgaggagattctagccgaagatggtgctcgcatctattggtatggggagcgaattcatgccgcttatgagcatgggcatccagatcgagtacttagccgccccaaggttcccatccctgaaaaggatctaactgagaagtgggacaagctggaagccgaggatgctgatatggatgaggtactcttcttagattggcagagttttcaaaACTTtccaattagctgcgagatccctactcagaacgcggaaaaagaggcaccacaagacctttctcagcctgagcaagaggtaccgccttctgaagcggttactgattcgagggttgaggattcgcttgaagcagatccgcccactggaggagatgagggagccgctgaaggcgaggagggccataggggtgaaggaaatgaagctgtagcatagtttgatttatatctggactgttgtatgtaacaaactgcccgtatatatatattttcttttgcttgccgCTTTACCTATACGTGTGATTGttgttttattccttattgccctttgttttcatacgtgacccttgccttttgccgactccatatttgtatttcctcgtagtttagtttcgtttccgctagggtggccagaccctttttgcaattttttgagtactcgttaattcgcttaattttatgccttatcttataatttttctttcgaaaataatataatcataaggttaatcataaggttttgcgagtgatgcgtaatcatgcatccgcctttctttaagaggcaacacatttatgtgtttttaagtttaaccataaggtttttgcgagtgatgcgtaatcatgcatccgcctttcttaataggcaacacatttatgtgtttttaagtttaaccataaggtttttgcgcgatttacccgccttttgtttgtagataacacactgaagtggttgtcctaaaaaggaTCCGTACTCAGACGCTGtatgcaacaattgaatatctttattgataaaagaaaagactttttgttacattggtatatgaaatgtgtgggatcaaagcctcattaaaaccttttatcagaaaacccagtgggaaaaaactcataaaaggaaaaagagtactcgtcatttccctgaactacccggcccgtttatataggcgcagattttctagattccaggtgcgcgggagcttttttccgctcatttcttctatttcaaaagttgatggtcccagcttcttggatactctgtatggtccgatccagttgacgcctaatttgcctttgccatctctggattgtattttatccgcttttttcaagaccaagtcattctcgttgattatcacttttcgcacccttctgtcatgatatttcttgaccctattgcggtatactgccatttgcatgtaagctttttctcttcgttcttcaacagaatccaatgcatctctaatgttgataggattttgtgtgtcgcaataataaattatccgatctgtgggcgacttgatttcaacaggtaggactgcttcggctccataaaccagcgagaaaggtgtttcgccagttgctgcttttacagaagttctgtatgcccataacatatggggtatctcatccgcccaacctgtttttttatcgcctagccgcttcttgatcccttgaatcatggccctgttggtaacctctgtcataccattcgattggggatggtttacggaagaaaaatgattcttgatccccatgctttcgcagtatgctttgaacttgacacagttgaactgggtgccgttgtcagttataagcttttgcgggattccaaatcgcatgataatgttctctcgtaagaactcgatcattcgttcaggtgtttgagcggttactgcctccgcttctacccatttgctgaagtggtcaactgcgactaccaagtacttccttttctttgtcgtttctgggaatggacccactatatcgattccccatgttgcgaatggccatgccgtcattatagagatttgttcggctccgggaacatgcttttcattcgcgtggatttgacagctgtgacattccgctaccatcttctgggaatcctccatcacctttggccaatagtaTCCCATTAGCTTGACTTTTCTTaccaacgccgcggatgcttcatgtgcgccgcacattccttcatggagttctcgcagtacgtagtctccttcattgcggctaacacatttcaaccatggacatgtatatgattttcgatacaaagttccatctcgaattgagtatctcgctgattgtccaattagctttctggctaggcttttgtcatccggcaaatctccctgctccagatattggcggatgggtatccgccaatcttcatcatcttccagctcttcaatgaccataatctgatcgactttaAATGTCGGTGCGgatcttatctccaaattgcatgctttttgattccatggttctctactcgccgctgcttttgccagttcatcagcctttgtattttggcctcttggaacatgcaccatttcccagatgactcccttgtgtgttaactcctgcgtcaatcttcctactacctgatggtatttgaccagatcttcttgtttcaccagatagttttttgtgatctgatttatcatgagtttagaatcgctgtagatcaccactctttctggcgtaagtacattaagcagcttcaatccgcatatcattgcttcatactctgcggcattattggtagtttcgaatgttaactttgccgcatagtacaggcgaataacctccggacctttgatgacgactcctagtccagctccatccgtggacaatgccccatctgtgaacatgctctactcttctttttgtgcctttggacgttcatcttcatcccacgtgaattcattcacgaaatcggcaagtacttgaccctttagtgctggtcttccttcgtagcgaatatcgaattcccccaggcgaattgaccattccattaatcgtccggatgcgtcaggtttctgcagtaccttccgcattggaattccggttctcacaatgatagtatgcgcctgaaagtatggttttagcctagccgccgtggttatcaccgcgagagccattttgtccaacttcgaataccgaagttctgcatccttcaagactttgctcacatagtacactggatattgttggccctcttcttctcgcaccatcacagtgcatatcgccatactggtgatggatacgtaaagaaataaatcttctccatcctccgacctgctcattaagggcggatagcatAGCAGTCGCTTTATCCCTTCGAATGCTTCTTGGCAATCCgccgtccattcaaaggacttagactTTTTGATGGCGTTGtaaaaaggtagacatctcctagctgagcatgatatgaatcgccctaatgccaccagccgtccgttcagtctctgtacttcccttatgttcctcggtgtcttcatctccattaccgCTTTAACtttctcgggattcgcctcgactcctttgccactaacaatgaaacccaggaattttcccgctcttgccccaaatgtgcatttctctggattcaatttgaggccatatttgattagcacttccaggatttcctTAATGTCCTTCGGGTGGttctgcatcttcttgcttttaatgatcatgtcatccacatagatcgagaagttctcgcccgatttgtctgaaaatattttgttcatcattcgttgatatgttgctcccgcatttttcagtccaaagggcatcaccttgaagcaataagttgcctgatgagttatgaatgatgtcttgatttcatccgccttctccatgggtatctggtggtagctggatttcacatcggtgaacgataaagccttaaatcctgcagttccatctactaatatatcaatgttaggcagcggatacatatccttcggacatgccttattcagatctttgaagtcgacgcacattctgtacgttccatttggctttttgactagcaccacattggctagccactccggatacgtgacttctcgaatcgcatccgattttagcaaatctgccactgctttttcaatcgccttctgccgctctggagcgtgtcctctctttttctgtcgcactggggttgcacctttgtccatattcaaccgatgggttgctatatctggacttattcctttcagcacttcattcggagcggcgaatgccgactcgcattggatcaacacctcagtaatggctttcttcgtttcctcggggagtcctgccgctattcgtacattcttgtcatttgagatggcgaatagttctatttctcctaatgcttctgccggcaacttctcatcaactttatcatCTTCATCTgactttggttcaagtgacaatgtataggcttgttgagacacaagttgatctccttcaactatgactcgcccttggtgtgttggcaaatgcaatgtcaaatgcttcattgagatgagcgactccgtttccgataggaacggacgccctagaattatgttgtaggccaacgggagatcaacaattgcgaattctagatcacctcgccattttagattcttatcgcccatttctgcttccaacaccacctgtccacttgtttgagatgattgacccccaaaaccagttacatccatgaatgtatgttccactcgctcgtcattaattcccaacttgttgaatgcagtccgagtaataacattacaagaactgccggtatcaataaggacccgcttaacgtcGCATCCTTTTACggccatcgtaatcaccaaggcatccgcatgcggctccgtgattcgcgcaaatgagtaattgagggcatcccccctatgcgtgttgctttttcgctgttcacggcgagccctttttgttggcggctcatagatcccgccaactatcacgtttatcacccctttcttctgtttcttttcgggccttgcttctccctcatgcaggagcgttgttttctcatcaatcgtttcttttcttacgaattggcttagcttgcccctctcaatcagcttttctatttccttcttcagttcatagcaatcattcgtgtcatggccgttcaatctgtggaacctgcaatatttgttaggatatcgccccaaactagttcggcctttcgcctcggggaaccgcacatccttcttcagggggttcttttcgatacaaagtaacacctcctggcgagtcgtattcaatggtgtttgatatcctcccccttgaaaggagcgatcgcttctgcgaacaaaattacccaaagtggtcgagaataatctgcaaattatgctttcactcgctccggcaacatccattaattctctgtagttcctgacatgagcctcaggattagaatttggatccccatagtatttaggtatcgccggcgcctttatcctgtgatctggtataaattcccgcaatgacggagcaaaaggcgaatcactctgcacctctgctctcgccctaggcgtgtaccccattcactccatcatgttccgtagttgatcttccaactcaggatggggtattcgccgaatctcctccatccgctgctggtgaactctgggtgacatccacccgccaattgatgttgagatttgttctcgtcgtggttctagccgccgtccggttataggatcaaagttccaagtgtgcCCCTGCCCAGACGTATTCGCCCCAGACGTCATTAACTCTGAATGCCCGCAAACCAAAGGCTCCGTGTGTTGTAGTGGAAGGATTCCTGGTATTCCGacgtcggttgggatgtttgccaggtcggatggatcgtcatactaggatcgtgatacgagtagttgcctgggtggctgtgtgggttcatgcgactactctgacctatctgatttggctctcgagatggctgcggaagcgcagatatggtggcagtagtcgatggttgtgtggagatgacaacaggttgttgaggagcagccgccacggcgttATTGTGATCAGCGATTGCGGTTAGTAAACCAATCATCCGatcccccgccgcttggctcatatttgaagccaagacttgtcctgccatttggacgaaatcgctattggacatctccatctcagtttgcacttggacttccaataatggactcaattgtcccgaagggttcgtcgagctaggcaccacaggttgtgcactcgcaggctgcgaattcgcagtccgtggaccccttgagttcatactagttgatctggttgtaacgccggtcgttcgtgatggttctgacatgttctttgtgtacctttaactaaatgttggtaaaaaaggtccacgatcaccgcaccaatgataacttgctgaatccgatttgatgatctccgccggagttacctgcaaaacagaaccggagacgggatctccgggaaaactctccgacgatctagtcagttctttgtatgaaggttggtaataatagcattacggggaaaaatgtgaacgtacctctcccctttggccttatggctttttataagtgttcttaagtaaccgccgagggcggttactccttccaggccacgttccgagggcggttactcctttttaggccatgtcc encodes:
- the LOC136220957 gene encoding uncharacterized protein, giving the protein MAGTTSVAGANSPGGAITSIEAASPVRAFVSQGPASASEDLPLTRKRKHNADTESSRPRKKNTSVSLTVGGTPVSAPSKGKSSTPIHEPIPDISGWWTRTFGMAVSFSCKDIVSSICNVLGRLPSASRVREQVPLPTVMEGIEKRAIEIINFAEGALQRDAERAKELENLGTELATQKSLYDDVQGKVKALEGACQKVMSEKEEALRSLQAKSDELQKVLDDLNSSKEALEMQKKKAEEILAEDGARIYWYGERIHAAYEHGHPDRVLSRPKVPIPEKDLTEKWDKLEAEDADMDEVLFLDWQSFQNFPISCEIPTQNAEKEAPQDLSQPEQEVPPSEAVTDSRVEDSLEADPPTGGDEGAAEGEEGHRGEGNEAVA